The Geovibrio ferrireducens genome window below encodes:
- a CDS encoding DEAD/DEAH box helicase has translation MNENETTGFEHFGLSAEVMQGIIECGFKLPSPIQQQAIPLLLEGKDMIGQAHTGTGKTAAFGLPSISRLKKTGEVEMLVITPTRELAMQVSDELYRYGKYADINTTTVYGGQSYSRQYERLRRGTPIVVATPGRLLDILSSGKVKSFAPSIVVLDEADEMLDMGFLEDIQKIFTYLPEDRQTLLFSATMPDSIRKLAATILKDPAHISVMNKEKTVRDIDQRYYVIEEQERDDAIIRLIDSFEPTRSIIFCRTKKEVERICTTLIGRGYSAKGLHGDMEQHQREEVMTSFRDGRIYTLVATDVAARGLDVKDVTHVFNYHMPFDSESYIHRIGRTGRAGSKGIAVTLVTPQELRGLNRIQRSIGDVMTQKFVPTLQEVRDENIAKLVDKVAACEIDKKAAEVLEMLTAEHSEVNIALKLVSMLLDKESFAGPNHIGLSQKRIERVFEDEKRERSDRSKGRGGNRRSAGGRDRFSRDRSERSGDSRGSGYSKERSSSDRFSKDRSERPAGDRFNKDRGDRPAGDRFSKDRSERPAGDRFSRDRKEGERSGDRFRDKPRSADSQPRQGGWNKFDREPRPEREKSGGDSFWKKRGDKKDY, from the coding sequence ATGAACGAAAACGAGACAACAGGCTTCGAGCACTTCGGACTCAGCGCTGAGGTGATGCAGGGCATCATCGAATGCGGATTCAAATTACCCAGCCCCATCCAGCAGCAGGCCATTCCCCTTCTTCTTGAAGGAAAAGACATGATAGGCCAGGCGCACACGGGAACAGGAAAAACTGCGGCTTTCGGATTACCGTCAATCAGCCGCCTGAAAAAGACAGGCGAAGTTGAAATGCTTGTCATCACCCCCACAAGGGAACTCGCCATGCAGGTGAGCGACGAACTCTACAGATACGGCAAATATGCCGACATCAACACAACAACAGTTTACGGCGGACAGTCATATTCACGCCAGTATGAGCGCCTCAGAAGAGGAACCCCCATAGTGGTTGCCACTCCCGGCAGGCTTCTTGACATACTTTCATCAGGCAAAGTGAAAAGCTTTGCTCCTTCGATAGTTGTTCTGGATGAAGCGGATGAAATGCTGGACATGGGCTTTCTTGAGGATATTCAGAAGATTTTCACCTATCTTCCCGAAGACAGGCAGACACTTCTCTTCTCCGCTACTATGCCCGATTCCATAAGGAAACTGGCTGCGACCATTCTCAAGGATCCCGCTCACATAAGCGTGATGAACAAAGAGAAAACAGTAAGAGACATCGACCAGAGATACTACGTAATAGAAGAGCAGGAAAGGGATGACGCCATCATCCGTCTTATAGACAGCTTCGAGCCTACCCGCTCTATCATCTTCTGCCGCACAAAGAAAGAGGTGGAGCGCATATGCACCACACTTATAGGCAGGGGATATTCCGCAAAAGGCCTTCACGGAGATATGGAACAGCACCAGAGGGAAGAGGTTATGACCTCATTCCGCGACGGACGCATCTATACCCTCGTGGCTACTGACGTTGCGGCCAGAGGGCTCGATGTTAAGGACGTTACTCACGTCTTCAACTACCACATGCCTTTTGACTCCGAAAGCTACATCCACCGCATAGGCAGAACAGGCAGGGCAGGAAGCAAAGGTATAGCAGTCACTCTTGTTACTCCTCAGGAGCTCAGAGGGCTTAACCGCATCCAGCGCAGCATAGGCGATGTAATGACGCAGAAATTCGTTCCCACGCTTCAGGAAGTAAGGGATGAAAACATAGCAAAACTCGTGGACAAAGTTGCTGCCTGCGAAATAGACAAAAAAGCAGCGGAAGTTCTTGAAATGCTCACTGCTGAACACAGCGAAGTAAACATAGCCCTTAAGCTTGTTTCCATGCTCCTTGATAAGGAAAGCTTCGCAGGGCCCAACCATATAGGTCTCAGCCAGAAAAGAATCGAAAGAGTTTTCGAGGACGAAAAACGCGAGCGCTCAGACAGGTCAAAAGGCAGAGGCGGCAACAGACGCTCAGCAGGCGGCCGCGACCGTTTCAGCCGTGACAGAAGCGAAAGAAGCGGCGATTCCAGAGGCAGCGGCTACAGCAAAGAACGCTCATCCTCAGACCGTTTCAGCAAGGACAGAAGTGAACGTCCCGCTGGCGACAGATTCAATAAAGACAGAGGCGACCGCCCCGCAGGCGACCGTTTCAGCAAGGACAGAAGCGAGCGTCCGGCAGGCGACCGTTTCAGCCGTGACAGAAAAGAAGGCGAGCGCAGCGGCGACCGTTTCAGAGATAAACCCCGCTCCGCAGACAGCCAGCCCCGTCAGGGCGGCTGGAACAAATTTGACAGAGAGCCCCGCCCCGAAAGGGAAAAAAGCGGCGGTGATTCCTTCTGGAAAAAGCGCGGAGATAAAAAAGACTATTAA
- a CDS encoding VOC family protein yields MQFKFLHNNLNVFDLGKSLEFYKKALSLTEVRRYNQEDGDFILVYLGDGVTPHQLELTWLRDREEPYDLGENEIHIAFGVDDFEAAHKLHSEMGCICFENKSMGIYFIEDPDGYWVEIIPNNK; encoded by the coding sequence ATGCAGTTTAAGTTTTTACATAACAATCTTAATGTTTTTGATCTCGGTAAAAGCCTTGAGTTTTACAAGAAAGCCCTCAGCCTGACTGAGGTTCGCAGATACAATCAGGAGGACGGGGATTTCATACTCGTTTATCTCGGTGACGGTGTGACCCCGCATCAGCTTGAACTCACGTGGCTGAGGGACAGGGAAGAACCCTACGACCTCGGAGAAAACGAGATACACATAGCCTTCGGCGTGGATGATTTTGAGGCCGCTCACAAACTGCACTCCGAGATGGGCTGCATCTGCTTTGAAAATAAATCTATGGGCATCTACTTCATCGAAGATCCGGACGGCTACTGGGTGGAGATTATTCCTAATAATAAGTAG
- a CDS encoding class I SAM-dependent rRNA methyltransferase, translating to MADIAIERISFQLAPSAEREVKKGHPWVFDKGIIKQNKDGQAGAFAVIYDKNRGFVGLGLYDPDSPIRIRMLHRGKPVTIDANWLKDKISASISARRKIFADENTTGFRLVNGENDGLPGIIADYYEKTLVIKFDSGIWIPYLELLTSIFDELLRPECIILRLSRSIDTKKLPEKVRDGAVLKGTAPKGAVIFRENGILFEAEPIHGQKTGFFLDQRDNRSKVERYAKNRDVLNVFSYTGGFSLYAARGGASSVISLDVSEPALKAAVRNFELNRDDILISECRHSTICMDAFEALTELARQKKRFGMVIVDPPSFARKQSDVESAVSAYQKLTRLALGVLESGGILVSASCSARVPSDMFFDAVTRAAAKTGRPLQIMQKTGHAADHPVGFPEGEYLKCLFAFTK from the coding sequence ATGGCTGACATAGCGATAGAGAGGATCTCCTTTCAGCTTGCCCCTTCTGCGGAAAGGGAAGTGAAGAAAGGACATCCGTGGGTTTTTGATAAAGGGATCATCAAGCAGAACAAGGACGGACAGGCGGGAGCCTTTGCCGTGATATATGATAAAAACCGCGGGTTTGTGGGGCTGGGGCTTTATGACCCGGATTCACCCATCCGCATCCGCATGCTGCACAGGGGCAAGCCTGTCACCATTGATGCGAACTGGCTGAAAGATAAAATAAGCGCATCCATATCCGCCCGCAGGAAGATTTTTGCGGACGAAAACACCACGGGCTTCCGACTTGTAAACGGTGAGAATGACGGTCTGCCCGGAATAATAGCGGACTATTATGAAAAGACACTGGTCATCAAGTTTGATTCAGGGATCTGGATTCCTTATCTGGAACTGCTCACGTCAATTTTTGATGAACTGCTCAGGCCGGAATGCATAATCCTCCGCCTCAGCAGAAGCATAGACACCAAAAAACTTCCCGAAAAGGTGCGTGACGGAGCTGTGCTGAAAGGCACTGCGCCCAAAGGTGCTGTGATTTTCAGGGAAAACGGCATCCTCTTTGAAGCCGAGCCAATTCACGGGCAGAAGACAGGCTTTTTCCTCGATCAGCGTGACAACCGCTCAAAGGTTGAAAGGTATGCCAAAAACCGTGATGTTCTCAATGTTTTTTCATATACGGGCGGCTTTTCGCTCTATGCGGCCAGAGGCGGGGCATCCTCCGTCATAAGCCTTGATGTGAGCGAGCCTGCGCTGAAAGCGGCGGTAAGAAACTTTGAACTGAACAGGGACGATATATTGATCTCCGAATGCAGGCACAGCACAATCTGCATGGATGCCTTCGAGGCATTGACGGAGCTTGCCAGACAGAAGAAAAGGTTCGGCATGGTCATTGTTGATCCGCCTTCGTTTGCCCGCAAGCAGTCGGATGTGGAGAGCGCTGTATCAGCCTACCAGAAGCTCACCCGCCTTGCGCTGGGTGTTCTGGAAAGCGGCGGCATACTGGTTTCCGCCTCATGCTCCGCCAGAGTTCCGTCCGATATGTTTTTTGATGCTGTCACAAGGGCTGCGGCAAAAACCGGACGCCCATTGCAGATAATGCAGAAAACCGGACACGCCGCAGATCACCCCGTGGGTTTTCCTGAGGGTGAGTATCTGAAATGTCTGTTTGCTTTTACGAAGTAA
- a CDS encoding DUF438 domain-containing protein produces the protein MGRHGGFSEERAHALFSLFSGFIEGTDGKELFDAYKPKLDGITPLEVLIMGERLLKEGYSVESIKKQVEKVFNIIIPALKEYEWDEPDEESAVRWLMEENRALASHMDGMKGKIRELSSLELSSVAYSSVYSSLKKDFRKLSEFEPHYLKTENVLFPFLEKHQYFEQPLKVIWSLDDDIRAVIKEINTALDSADSLGMNEHIIIGRLFMLMMRMTYKENLVILPAAAECLSDTDNSKMLEMFSEVGFAFVHPPESSAAPQEDAEYCGGLIKMGGTGVLTVHQLVSMMNSLPVDITFVDENDEVKYFSAPKERFFTRSPAIIGRKVQNCHPPDSIDTVNRIVESFRNGSESEAKFWINLRGKMLLICYYPVRDADGKYLGTAEVTQDITEIRELKGERRLLEWDKS, from the coding sequence ATGGGCAGACACGGCGGATTCTCGGAGGAAAGGGCGCATGCCTTGTTCTCTCTTTTTTCAGGCTTTATTGAGGGAACAGACGGCAAAGAGCTTTTTGATGCATATAAGCCCAAGCTGGACGGCATCACCCCTCTGGAAGTTCTTATAATGGGGGAGCGTCTTCTCAAAGAGGGCTACTCCGTTGAGAGCATAAAGAAGCAGGTCGAGAAGGTTTTCAACATCATAATCCCCGCCCTCAAAGAATATGAATGGGACGAGCCCGACGAAGAGAGCGCCGTCCGCTGGCTTATGGAGGAGAACCGCGCTCTGGCTTCCCATATGGACGGCATGAAAGGGAAAATAAGAGAACTGAGCAGTCTGGAACTTTCGTCAGTGGCTTATTCGTCGGTTTATTCATCCCTTAAGAAAGACTTCCGCAAGTTAAGCGAATTTGAGCCGCATTACCTCAAAACGGAAAATGTTCTGTTCCCTTTTCTGGAGAAACACCAATATTTTGAGCAGCCGCTTAAGGTTATATGGTCGCTGGATGACGACATCCGTGCGGTGATAAAGGAGATAAATACCGCGCTGGACTCCGCGGACAGCCTTGGCATGAACGAGCATATAATCATAGGCAGACTTTTTATGCTGATGATGCGCATGACATATAAGGAGAATCTGGTAATTTTGCCTGCCGCTGCGGAATGTCTGAGCGATACTGATAACTCAAAAATGCTGGAGATGTTCTCTGAGGTAGGCTTTGCCTTTGTGCACCCGCCTGAAAGCTCTGCCGCCCCGCAGGAGGATGCGGAGTACTGCGGCGGGCTTATAAAAATGGGCGGAACCGGGGTTCTCACAGTGCATCAGCTTGTCAGCATGATGAACAGCCTGCCGGTGGATATTACCTTTGTGGATGAGAATGATGAGGTGAAATATTTCTCCGCCCCTAAGGAGCGCTTCTTTACCCGAAGTCCCGCAATCATCGGCCGTAAAGTGCAGAACTGCCACCCGCCGGACAGCATAGATACCGTGAACCGTATAGTGGAATCTTTCAGGAACGGGAGTGAATCCGAGGCAAAATTCTGGATAAATCTCAGGGGAAAGATGCTTCTTATATGCTATTACCCAGTGCGCGATGCTGACGGAAAGTATCTGGGAACTGCCGAGGTAACACAGGATATAACGGAGATACGGGAACTCAAAGGTGAGAGGCGGTTGCTTGAATGGGACAAAAGTTAG
- a CDS encoding sensor histidine kinase: MKGFLRFGILIILFTAAFAALYVSYAEVRKKSLEKLSERQMLLAKQAVTGIEEFFSSYTNMFMQYALAPEMVNFDNEGKRLIRTLYTFNKRQFRAVTRYDENGMIIYTFPERPELVGTSVADQAHVKHILKNKEPLLSDVFMAVQGYQTVTLNIPVFDGAVFKGVLAALVDFEYVGAKYLGSISIGETGYAWMIDREANLIFSPAHGKNLINVKFEADKYPDSKELGDKMLSGESGFSTYTYDTVAGDRVIPVKKLAAFMPVHVLGNFWSLAVAIPEDEAYDDLSGFYQKMLFIMAVMFAAFAFYINVVFRMMKLSLMNTELAQRVAEEVEKRKEQERMLLQQAKFTSMGEMINAIAHQWRQPLTAIGFGIQEMGEMSKERHHTDEYIDDYVRFLMGIVMHMSETIDDFRNFFRPDKDRVELDIRRTVMAVHSIINSQFSAAGIKVTILCETPGRRYEVHSEKDITDEDTELYTVEGFEGEVKQVFLNILQNARDAIIPRMELINMGQGSVAVTITPFSKYIDIDFTDNGGGIKAEFLDKVFDPYFTTKGESVGLGIGLFMSKTIIEEHMSGFLMVRNVKDGARFSVRLNRKYPDITEG, encoded by the coding sequence ATGAAGGGTTTTCTGCGTTTCGGCATTCTTATTATCCTCTTTACTGCGGCGTTTGCCGCTCTCTATGTTTCTTACGCCGAGGTTCGCAAAAAGAGCCTTGAAAAACTGTCTGAAAGGCAGATGCTCCTCGCCAAACAGGCAGTAACGGGTATAGAGGAGTTCTTCAGCAGTTATACAAATATGTTCATGCAGTATGCCCTTGCCCCGGAGATGGTCAATTTTGATAATGAAGGGAAGCGTCTCATCCGCACCCTTTACACATTCAACAAAAGGCAGTTCAGGGCAGTAACCAGATACGATGAAAACGGCATGATTATTTACACATTTCCGGAAAGGCCCGAATTGGTTGGAACAAGTGTGGCGGATCAGGCGCATGTGAAGCATATTCTTAAAAATAAAGAACCTCTCTTAAGCGATGTTTTCATGGCTGTTCAGGGGTACCAGACGGTTACTCTGAATATTCCGGTTTTTGACGGAGCGGTGTTTAAGGGTGTTCTGGCTGCTTTGGTGGATTTTGAGTACGTTGGGGCAAAATACTTAGGCAGTATAAGCATAGGCGAAACAGGCTATGCGTGGATGATTGATAGAGAAGCGAACCTTATTTTCAGCCCCGCTCACGGGAAAAATCTTATAAATGTTAAGTTTGAGGCTGACAAATATCCTGACTCCAAAGAACTCGGAGACAAAATGCTCAGCGGGGAATCAGGTTTCAGCACCTATACATATGATACTGTTGCAGGAGACAGGGTGATTCCCGTGAAAAAGCTTGCAGCATTTATGCCTGTGCATGTTCTGGGCAATTTCTGGTCTCTGGCGGTTGCCATACCGGAGGATGAAGCATATGACGATCTTTCCGGTTTTTATCAGAAAATGCTTTTTATCATGGCTGTGATGTTTGCTGCATTTGCGTTTTACATAAATGTGGTTTTCAGGATGATGAAGCTCTCCCTTATGAATACTGAGCTTGCCCAGCGTGTGGCGGAAGAGGTGGAGAAGAGGAAGGAGCAGGAGAGAATGCTCCTCCAGCAGGCGAAGTTCACCTCAATGGGTGAGATGATAAACGCCATAGCCCACCAGTGGCGCCAGCCGCTCACAGCTATAGGCTTCGGCATTCAGGAAATGGGGGAAATGTCCAAGGAGAGACACCACACTGACGAATACATTGACGACTATGTGAGGTTCCTTATGGGAATAGTAATGCATATGTCTGAAACAATTGATGATTTCAGGAACTTCTTCCGCCCTGACAAAGACAGGGTTGAGCTTGACATCAGGCGTACAGTCATGGCTGTTCACAGTATAATAAACTCCCAGTTTTCGGCAGCGGGGATAAAAGTGACTATTCTGTGTGAAACACCGGGGCGCAGATATGAGGTTCATTCCGAGAAGGATATAACAGATGAAGATACGGAGCTCTATACTGTGGAGGGGTTTGAAGGTGAGGTTAAGCAGGTTTTCCTTAACATTCTCCAGAACGCCCGTGATGCGATAATACCCAGAATGGAGCTTATAAATATGGGGCAGGGGAGCGTGGCTGTGACCATTACTCCTTTCAGCAAATATATAGATATAGACTTCACCGACAACGGCGGCGGAATCAAGGCTGAGTTTCTGGACAAGGTATTTGACCCCTACTTCACAACAAAAGGGGAATCGGTCGGCCTCGGTATAGGGCTTTTTATGTCAAAAACCATAATTGAGGAGCATATGAGCGGTTTCCTCATGGTTCGTAATGTTAAGGACGGAGCCAGATTTTCCGTTCGACTCAACAGGAAATACCCCGATATAACGGAAGGGTGA
- a CDS encoding type II toxin-antitoxin system HicB family antitoxin: MKLAYPCRIKPKNDMYRISFRDFKELCAESRSYEEALETAEEVLNNLLEIMLEEDEKPCSPSLPKADEVLIPVRAGIYGRIF, encoded by the coding sequence ATGAAGCTCGCTTATCCGTGCAGGATAAAACCGAAAAATGACATGTACCGCATAAGTTTCAGGGACTTTAAGGAACTGTGCGCCGAAAGCCGTTCCTATGAGGAGGCGCTGGAAACTGCCGAGGAGGTTCTCAATAATCTTCTGGAAATTATGCTGGAAGAGGATGAAAAACCCTGTTCCCCCTCACTGCCGAAAGCGGACGAGGTGCTTATCCCCGTCCGTGCCGGGATATACGGCAGAATATTCTAA
- the typA gene encoding translational GTPase TypA, producing MAKAFNQKLRNIAIIAHVDHGKTTLVDALFKQAGVFRENQAVDDRLMDSMDLERERGITIAAKNCSVSYNGVKINILDTPGHADFGGEVERALSMVDGVILLVDASEGPLPQTRFVLGKAFEAGHKVIVVINKIDRQDARPDEVLNEVYDLFIDLGADDEQIEFPLYYAIGREGICQTKLEERGTDMRPLFEAIINHINPPTYDDTEPFQMLVSDLSYSDYLGRLAVGKVINGSSHTNENLVCINEKNEQLPLRVSKVQTYEGTGMRDVEKAEPGDIIILSGIENIMIGDTICTKEAPKALKRIKIDEPTVSMKFSINTSPLVGKEGKFVQSSRIRERLFKEAMKNVAIRVEETDSPDSFIVKGRGEFQMAIIVETMRREGFELCIGRPEVITKTIDGEFCEPIEQLFIDCDEAFIGVVTEKLSLRKGRLTNLVNNGTGRARLEFSIPSRGLIGYRDEFLSDTKGTGIMNSLFDGYEPHRGEIISRFTGSIVSDRAGKAVAYGLFHLEPRGVLFVRPGEPVYEGMIIGEYNKDNDLNANPCKEKKLTNMRASGKDDAVTLTPVMPMTLEKAIHFIAEDELVEVTPLSIRLRKRILSQQERHTDRSRKLASK from the coding sequence ATGGCAAAAGCATTTAACCAGAAACTCAGGAACATTGCGATCATAGCGCACGTTGACCACGGCAAAACAACCCTTGTGGACGCCCTTTTCAAACAGGCAGGCGTTTTCAGGGAAAATCAGGCGGTGGACGATCGCCTCATGGACAGCATGGATCTTGAACGCGAACGCGGAATCACCATCGCAGCAAAAAACTGCTCTGTCAGCTATAACGGAGTAAAAATCAACATACTCGATACCCCCGGCCACGCCGATTTCGGCGGCGAGGTGGAAAGGGCGCTTTCAATGGTGGACGGCGTTATTCTTCTTGTGGATGCCTCGGAAGGTCCTCTGCCCCAGACGCGCTTTGTTCTCGGCAAGGCGTTTGAAGCCGGACATAAGGTCATAGTGGTAATAAACAAAATTGACCGTCAGGATGCCAGACCCGATGAAGTGCTTAACGAGGTCTATGACCTTTTCATCGATCTCGGCGCGGATGACGAACAGATAGAATTTCCCCTCTACTACGCCATAGGCAGGGAAGGCATATGCCAGACCAAGCTTGAGGAAAGAGGAACTGACATGCGCCCGCTCTTCGAGGCGATCATAAATCACATCAATCCCCCTACTTACGATGATACGGAGCCTTTCCAGATGCTGGTGAGCGACCTGAGCTACTCAGACTATCTCGGCAGACTGGCGGTGGGCAAGGTTATAAACGGTTCATCCCACACAAACGAAAACCTTGTGTGCATAAATGAGAAAAACGAGCAGCTTCCTCTCCGTGTCAGCAAGGTGCAGACATACGAAGGAACAGGCATGAGAGATGTTGAAAAGGCTGAGCCCGGCGACATTATTATCCTCTCCGGTATAGAGAACATCATGATCGGCGACACAATCTGCACCAAGGAAGCTCCCAAGGCGCTGAAAAGGATCAAGATAGACGAACCCACTGTTTCAATGAAATTTTCCATTAATACCAGCCCCCTCGTGGGCAAAGAGGGCAAGTTTGTTCAGTCCTCCAGAATCCGCGAGCGCCTCTTTAAGGAAGCCATGAAAAACGTTGCCATAAGGGTTGAGGAAACCGACTCCCCCGACAGTTTCATAGTTAAGGGCAGGGGCGAGTTCCAGATGGCGATCATAGTTGAGACCATGCGCCGTGAAGGCTTTGAGCTCTGCATAGGCAGACCTGAGGTTATCACCAAAACAATCGACGGCGAGTTCTGCGAACCTATCGAACAGCTTTTTATAGACTGCGACGAGGCGTTTATCGGTGTTGTAACCGAGAAGCTCTCCCTGAGAAAAGGGAGGCTGACCAACCTTGTGAACAACGGAACAGGCAGGGCGAGACTCGAATTTTCCATCCCCAGCCGCGGTCTTATAGGCTACCGGGATGAGTTCCTTTCAGATACAAAAGGCACAGGCATAATGAACTCACTGTTTGACGGCTACGAGCCCCACAGAGGCGAGATAATCTCCCGCTTCACAGGCTCCATAGTTTCTGACCGCGCAGGAAAGGCAGTGGCTTACGGGTTGTTTCACCTTGAGCCCAGAGGCGTTCTTTTTGTGCGCCCCGGAGAACCTGTTTATGAGGGGATGATTATAGGCGAATACAACAAGGATAATGACCTTAATGCCAACCCCTGCAAAGAGAAAAAACTCACCAACATGCGTGCATCCGGAAAGGATGACGCGGTCACTCTCACCCCCGTTATGCCCATGACGCTGGAAAAGGCGATCCATTTCATTGCGGAGGATGAGCTTGTGGAGGTGACGCCTCTCTCAATCCGTTTGAGAAAAAGGATTCTCTCTCAGCAGGAGAGGCACACAGACAGATCAAGGAAACTTGCTTCCAAGTAA
- a CDS encoding potassium channel family protein: MKKDIAVLGLGIFGFRIATELSRKGHNVLAVDRDKTIVEQIKDNVTEAVIADVTDHGTLTELGIEKFDIVIIGIGSSFEQALLTLADLKKVGCKHVIAKANRKIHEELLLKIGADEVILPEREVAKRLADRISRPDMMEILTVDGDVSLISVAIPARMEGKSLLELDLRKEYQINAVMVKKNGSKTSIITNPNMVLHEGDELIVAGKEEDIIKAFAK; this comes from the coding sequence ATGAAAAAAGACATAGCGGTTCTTGGGCTTGGAATATTCGGCTTCCGCATCGCAACTGAGCTTAGCAGAAAGGGGCATAATGTTCTCGCCGTTGACAGGGACAAAACAATAGTGGAGCAGATTAAGGATAACGTAACCGAAGCGGTGATAGCTGACGTTACGGATCACGGCACGCTCACTGAACTCGGCATAGAGAAATTTGACATAGTCATAATCGGCATAGGCAGCAGCTTTGAACAGGCTCTGCTTACTCTGGCTGATCTTAAGAAAGTCGGCTGCAAGCACGTAATCGCCAAGGCAAACAGGAAGATCCATGAGGAGCTTCTCCTTAAAATAGGCGCGGATGAGGTAATCCTCCCCGAAAGAGAGGTGGCAAAGCGCCTCGCCGACAGAATAAGCAGACCGGATATGATGGAGATACTCACAGTTGACGGTGATGTAAGCCTGATCAGCGTCGCCATACCGGCCCGCATGGAAGGAAAAAGCCTTCTGGAGCTTGACTTAAGGAAGGAGTATCAGATTAACGCCGTGATGGTGAAGAAAAACGGCAGCAAGACAAGCATAATCACCAACCCCAACATGGTTCTGCATGAGGGGGACGAACTCATTGTCGCCGGAAAGGAAGAGGATATTATAAAGGCTTTTGCGAAGTAA
- a CDS encoding TrkH family potassium uptake protein, whose translation MKKRRPSPQGYLILTFLTLIAAGALLFMTPFVTAEGGLSPVDALFMSTSAVCVTGLSVMSVSDFTFTGQAILLLLIQLGALGIMTLSSSLLLFITGDLDFGTRLMASRLAESYNLREIENVLFYIVSYTFICEAAGAALLWPGFIMDGHNAYDALYLAVFHSVSAFSNAGFSTFDASLTNSGGMVKTIVMLLITAGGLGFYVIFDLMRKVKEKTRLRIHTKIVLGISAFLSFGGAVLLYLTEYGQMSVIDSLFQSVTTRTAGFNTVDLAGMHSVSIMFMIILMFIGASPGSTGGGIKTTTAFLAAVSVRRAVEGETGVRVFGRTIPPSNILKAFTIIFLYSVVVCFASALILLFRETQFLSVLFEVVSATGTVGLSLGLTSEAGTAEKLILTACMFIGRVGPSAILIAMTGRKKESKISYPEEKLILG comes from the coding sequence ATGAAGAAACGCCGTCCCTCGCCTCAGGGCTATCTTATCCTTACCTTCCTTACGCTCATCGCAGCCGGTGCACTGCTGTTCATGACACCATTTGTAACTGCGGAAGGCGGGCTTTCGCCTGTGGATGCGCTATTCATGTCCACCTCTGCCGTATGCGTCACCGGGCTTTCTGTCATGAGCGTGTCCGACTTCACCTTCACCGGACAGGCAATTCTGCTTTTGCTCATTCAGTTGGGAGCACTGGGGATAATGACGCTCAGCTCATCCCTCCTCCTTTTCATCACCGGAGATCTGGATTTCGGCACAAGGCTTATGGCATCCCGGCTGGCGGAAAGCTATAACCTGCGGGAGATCGAAAACGTTCTTTTTTATATAGTTTCATACACGTTCATATGCGAAGCTGCCGGTGCTGCTCTGCTCTGGCCGGGGTTCATCATGGACGGCCATAATGCTTACGATGCGCTGTATCTGGCGGTATTTCATTCAGTTTCAGCCTTCAGCAACGCAGGGTTCAGTACATTTGACGCAAGCCTCACAAACTCCGGAGGCATGGTTAAAACCATCGTAATGCTTCTGATCACCGCAGGCGGGCTTGGGTTTTACGTGATATTTGACCTCATGCGCAAAGTAAAAGAAAAAACCAGACTCCGCATACATACAAAGATAGTTCTGGGCATATCGGCGTTCCTCAGTTTCGGCGGTGCAGTGCTTCTTTACCTCACCGAATACGGTCAGATGAGCGTCATCGACTCACTTTTTCAGTCAGTCACCACAAGGACAGCAGGCTTTAACACCGTGGATCTCGCCGGGATGCACAGCGTCAGCATTATGTTTATGATAATCCTGATGTTTATCGGCGCTTCCCCCGGCTCCACAGGGGGCGGTATCAAAACCACCACAGCGTTTCTCGCCGCTGTCTCAGTCCGCAGAGCCGTGGAGGGGGAAACAGGGGTACGGGTCTTCGGGCGAACCATACCTCCGTCCAACATATTGAAAGCATTTACAATAATATTCCTTTACTCCGTGGTTGTCTGCTTTGCCTCCGCACTGATACTGCTTTTCAGGGAAACTCAGTTCCTCAGTGTTCTGTTCGAGGTTGTCAGCGCCACAGGCACGGTCGGTCTCTCCCTCGGTCTCACATCCGAAGCTGGCACAGCGGAGAAACTTATATTAACAGCATGCATGTTCATAGGCAGGGTCGGGCCAAGCGCCATACTCATTGCAATGACAGGCAGAAAAAAGGAATCGAAAATATCTTATCCTGAAGAAAAACTCATTCTGGGGTGA